The Burkholderia latens genome segment CGGTCTGGGCGCCCGATGTCGGGATCGCGGCAGCGCGGTTACTGGCGGATCGGGCCGAATCCGGAAGCGGGCTGCGTATCGTCAGCGTGGAGGGGCCGCAGCGCGTGAGCGTGCAGGACATCGCGGACATGCTCGGCGCGGCGGCGGGTCGACGGATCGTCGCGCAAGCGCTTCCGCGCGACGCCTGGACCGCGACGCTGTTGCGCGCCGGGCTCAGCGAACGTCATGCGCAACTGATCGTCGATCTGTACGACGCGCACAACGCCGGGCAGATCGATGTGGAGGCTGGCGTGTCGGAGCAGGTTCATGGTGCGACCGGGCCGGCGGAGGCGCTCGCTGCGCTGGTGCGCGCGCGTGCGGCGCACGCGTAATGCGAGCCCGATGCGCGCGGCGTCGATCATGCGTCGATATCGATAGACGAGGTCGGCACGCGCCGGATCTGCCGACGCGTGCATGGCCCGATCGCGTTCTGACGGCACTTATGCGGCTCGGTGCCCGTGTGAGGGCAGACGTTGCACCCGCTCAGTTCGCCCGCCGCGCCCTTACCCTGCTCAACACCGCATACGAAACCGATCCGATCGCGATCCCCCAGAATGCCGAACCGAGCCCGAGCCACGTCATCCCCGACGCGGTCGCGAGAAACGTGATCACCGACGCTTCGCGATGGTCCTCGTCCTCGAAGATCCCGTGCACGTTCGCGCCGATCGCGCCAATTAGCGCAAGTCCGGCGAGGATCGCGACGAACGCTTTCGGCAGCGCGAAGAACAGTGTGACGATCGTCCCCGCAAAGAAGCCGCCGATCAGATAAATCGCGCCGCTCGCGATGCCTGCGACGTAGCGGCGATCCGGATCCTCGTGCGAATCCTTGCCGGTGCACAGCGCGGCCGTGATCGCCGCGACCACGATCGTGATTCCGCCGAAGCACGCGACGACGAGCGACATTACGCCGGTTGCCGCGATGATCGGCCGCGCGCTCGTGTGATAGCCGGACACGCGCAGGATCGTCATCCCCGGGAGGAACTGGCCGGTAAGACTCACGACGACGAGCGGCAGCGCGAGGCTGAGTGTGGTGCCGAGCGTCCACGCTGGCGCGATGAAGATCGGCCGCGCGAAGCTCGGCGTCACGTTGCCGACGTGCGTCATCCCGAGCAGCGTCGCGAGCGCGGCGCCCGTCAGCAGCACGAGCACGATGCTGTAGCGCGGCAGGAGGCGCCTGAAGAGCACGTACGCGGCGATCATCCCGAAGCCGAGCACCGGCTGCGCGGTCGTGGCCAGGAACGCATGCATGCCGAACGGCAGCAGGATGCCGGCCATCATCCCGCATGCGAGGCCGCGCGGAATGTGCCGGACAAGCCGATCAAAATAGCCGGTGACGCCGATCGCGAGGATGATCAGCGCAGCGGTGATGTACGCGCCGACGGCCTGGTTGAGCGTCAATTGCGGAAAGAGGCCGACGAGCAGCGCGGTGCCGGGCGCCGACCACGCGGTCACGACCGGCACTTTCAGTTTCCAGCTCGCGAACAGCCCCGACACGCCGGCGCCGATCGAAATCGCCCAGACCCATGACGTGACCATTTCGTTGGACGCATGCGCGGCCTGTGACGCCTGGAAGAAAATCGCGAGCGGGCCCGCATACGAAATCAGCACCGCCAGAAAGCCGGCGGTGATCGCGGAGACGGACCAGTCGTTGCCCATCGAGCGAATTGCGCCGGGCGAGGGATTCGGTTGCATCGTCGTATGGGGAAGGGCGGCGCGGCCGCGGGACCCGGCGCGAACCGTTGTCGCAAGCTCCGGACGAGCGGTCATTCTGGACATTGCCGGCGCAATTGGCAATTCGCCGATCTTGCTTCGCTGTCAGGTTTTCGTAAGGAGCGCGCGCGAAATCTGCGTCGCGGCCATGCGAACGCCGCCAACGGAACGGGCGGCTTCACGGCGAAGCAAAACGGAGCGATCGGTTCAAGTACTGATCTGCAGGCAACCGTCGACTGCGGCGACCTTCACGCCTTTCCCGGTCGACAGCGACGCGGTGCCGTGGTCGAACGGATGCACCGGTGCGTCGGTCGGTGTCCACGCATGGCGGGTCAGCAGTTCGCGATAGCCGCCGCGAATCACGAAGCCGCCGCATTTTTCCGCATACACGTCGCGCCGCATCCGGTACGCGCGCGGCAGGTCGTACCACGGCAGCTTCGGCAGGTCGTGATGAACGAGGTGATAGTTGTTGTTCAGGTACAGCAGCCGCATCGCGAGGCCGGCCTCGTTGATCACGATGCGTGCCTTCGGATGTCGCGCGGCGCGATGCTCGAACAGCGAACGGATCATCGCGATCGACAGCGCCGGCCATGTGACCGCGAG includes the following:
- a CDS encoding benzoate/H(+) symporter BenE family transporter yields the protein MQPNPSPGAIRSMGNDWSVSAITAGFLAVLISYAGPLAIFFQASQAAHASNEMVTSWVWAISIGAGVSGLFASWKLKVPVVTAWSAPGTALLVGLFPQLTLNQAVGAYITAALIILAIGVTGYFDRLVRHIPRGLACGMMAGILLPFGMHAFLATTAQPVLGFGMIAAYVLFRRLLPRYSIVLVLLTGAALATLLGMTHVGNVTPSFARPIFIAPAWTLGTTLSLALPLVVVSLTGQFLPGMTILRVSGYHTSARPIIAATGVMSLVVACFGGITIVVAAITAALCTGKDSHEDPDRRYVAGIASGAIYLIGGFFAGTIVTLFFALPKAFVAILAGLALIGAIGANVHGIFEDEDHREASVITFLATASGMTWLGLGSAFWGIAIGSVSYAVLSRVRARRAN